The genomic segment CGTGAGGGTCAGCAGCCGCGTGCGGTCCAGCAGGCGCCGGAGCTCGCCGAGCTCGCGCTCGCGCCCGACGAAGCTCGTCCGGGCGACGGGCAGGCGGGGCGGCGGGAGGTCCGGCGGCGCGGGATCGGCGAGCAGCTCGCGGTACAGCGCCCGGGTCTGGGGATCGGGATCGGCCTCGCTGTGGGCCCGCAGCCCGGCCCGCAGCTCCTCGAACTGGGCCAGGGCGTCCTGGCGGCGCCCCGCCGTGGCCAGGACGCGCATGAGGGCGCGCCGCGCCGGCTCGTGGCGGGGCGCGTCGGCGACGGCCCGCTGCAGCCGCGTGATCGCCGAGCCGTGGTCGCCTCCGGCGGCGTCGCGCTCGGCGATCCGCAGGACGACGTCGAGCTGCAGCTCGGCGAGCGCCCGCCGCTGGCCCTCCGTCCACGGCTCGAAGCGGTCCTCGGGCAGCAGCTCGCCGCGATAGAGCTCCAGGGCCTCGTCGAGCCGGCCCGCCGCGGCCGCGGCCTCGAAGGCGTCGACGTCGGTCCACGCCCCGGGGTCCAGCGCCAGGACCTCGTCGGCCAGCGTCAGCGCACCTGGGTCGCCGAGTGCACGGCGGGCGGCGTGCAGCGCCTGGTGCAGGTTGTTGGCCGCCGCGGCGGCATCGCGCTCGGGCCAGAGCAGCTCGGCGACCGCGTCGCGGTGCTCGCGCCGCCCGGGGGTCAGCGCCAGGACCTTGACGAGCGACCGGGCCTTGCGCAGGCGCCATGCGCGCTCGGCGACCGTCACCTCTGCGGTCTGCACCGAGAAGCCGCCCAGGAGTCGGATGCGCAGGGTGTCTCGGGACACGCGGGATCCCCCGCGGCGAGCCTACTCCCGTCCGGACGGCGCCGGGACCGCGGCGCGGCGCTCGCGGGAGCGGTGGTGGAAGAAGGAGGCGAACGTGCCCGCCATCGACGTCACGACGGTCACCGCGTAGAGCTCGAGCCCGACGTCGAGGATCTTGCCGCCCGGGGTCAGCGGGTTGGGGAACTGCGAGGACACCGTGAGCATCTGCGTCGTGGTCCAGAACAGCGCGTTGCCGAACGTCGTGATGTCCCCGCGGCCGTGCTCCAGCCCCCATCCGGCGCCCGCCGCCAGGAGGTCGACGATGACCGTGACGAGCATCAGGCCGGCCAGGCGGCTGCGCAGGTCCGCGTGCGCGGGGGTGGCGCCCCGCAGCGTCATCGACGCCGACGCGAGCAGGCGCAGCAGCGGATGGGGGTGCGGATCGGGCACGGCCGCGAGTGTCCCGGGGGCGGCGGACGGTGACGGCGTCCCCGTGCTCGGTACAATCCCTCCTGCCACAGTCGGATTTGAAACCGTTGCCCGAGATCATCGACATCTGCCCCGTGACCGAGCTCCCCCCGGGCGCCATGCGCGTCGTGGAATGGGAGGACCTCGAGATCGCCGTCATCAACTGCGCCGGAGAGCTGTTCGCGATCGAGGATCGCTGCTCCCACGACGACGGTCCGCTGGCCGAGGGCGTCCTGCACCAGGACGCCTGCGCGATCGAATGCCCGCGGCACGGCTCCCTGTTCGACCTGCGCACCGGATTCCCGAAGACCCTTCCTGCCTATGAGCCCGTGGAGACCTTCTCCGTCCGGGTCCAAGGCGACCTGATCAAGCTGGAGGTCGAGTAGCCCATGGCTGCCACGCCCGAGTCCACGAAGGTCCTGACCCCCGACGAGGCCTCCCTCCGGACCCTCGGCTCCGACTACACGGAGCGCTACGGGTTCCACGACGCCGAGAACTACCTCTACAAGGCGCCGAAGGGCCTCAACCGCGAGATCGTCGAGAAGATCTCCGAGCTCAAGGACGAGCCGCAGTGGATGCGCGAGTTCCGCCTCAAGGCGCTGGACTACTTCCTCGCGCGCCCCATGCCGACGTGGGGCTCGCCGATGCTCGCCGACGTCGACTTCGACGACATCCACTACTTCGTGCGGTCCTCCGAGAAGGCCAGCCGCTCCTGGGACGACGTGCCCGAGGACGTCAAGCGCACGTTCGACCGCCTCGGGATCCCCGAGGCCGAGCGCAAGTTCCTGGCCGGCGTCGGCGCCCAGTACGAGTCCGAGGTCGTCTACCACCAGGTCAACAAGGAGCTCGAGGCCCAGGGCGTCGTGTTCCTCGACATGGACACCGCGCTGCGCGAGCACGAGGACATCGTCAAGGAGTACTTCGCGACGATCATCCCGCCCAACGACAACAAGCTCGCCGCGCTCAACAGCGCCGTGTGGTCGGGCGGCTCGTTCGTCTACGTGCCGCCGGGCGTGCACGTCGAGATGCCGCTGCAGGCCTACTTCCGCATCAACACGGAGAACATGGGCCAGTTCGAGCGCACGCTGATCATCGCCGACGAGGGCTCCTACGTGCACTACGTCGAGGGCTGCACGGCCCCGACCTACTCGTCGGACTCGCTGCACTCCGCGGTCGTCGAGCTCATCGCCAAGCCGGGCGCGCGCATCCGCTACACGACGGTGCAGAACTGGTCCAACAACGTCTACAACCTGGTCACCAAGCGTGCGGTCGCCCAGACCGACGCCACGGTCGAGTGGGTCGACTGCAACCTCGGCTCCAAGCTGACGATGAAGTACCCCGCCGTCTACCTCATGGGCGAGCGCGCCCACGGCGAGGTCCTGTCCATCGCCTTCGCGGGCGCGGGCCAGCACCAGGACGCCGGCGCCAAGATCGTCCACGCCGCGCCGAACACCACGAGCAACATCTTCGCCAAGTCGATCTCCAAGGACGGCGGCCGCTCGTCCTACCGCGGCCTGCTCGAGGTCGCCAAGGGCGCGCACGGCTCGAAGTCCAAGGTCGTCTGCGACGCGCTGCTGCTCGACGAGCACTCGCGCTCGGACACCTACCCGACGATCCGCATCAACGAGGATGCCGTCGACGTCGGTCACGAGGCCACGGTCTCCAAGGTCGGCGACGAGCAGCTCTTCTACCTCATGTCGCACGGCCTCAGCGAGGAGGAGGCGGGCAAGCTCATCGTCAACGGCTTCATCGAGCCCATCGTCAAGGAGCTCCCGATGGAGTACGCCGTCGAGATGAACCGCCTGATCGAGCTGCAGATGGAGGGCTCCATTGGCTAGCGCCACCGCGCACGGAAGCGACCCCGCCGTCGGGGCGTCCGTGCCGCAGCTCGGCGTCGAGCTGCCCACGTTCAAGGGGACGCCCGGCTGGGAGTTCACCCCGATCGACAAGCTCGACCTCGCGGCGCTGCCGGCCGCCCCGGCCGGCACCGGCACCGCGGGCGTCGCGCTGCTTGCGCCCGAGGGCGGCGTGGGCCCCTCCGAGGAGGAGCCCGGGACATCGGACCCATCTGCCCTCATCGTCGCCCCGTTGCGCGTGGCGCTCGAGCGCCACGCCGAGGTCGTCGGCCGGCACTTCGGCACCGTCGTGCGCCCGTCGTACTTCGCGACGGTCAACGCCGACCAGTGGACCGACGGCACCCTGGTCTACGTCCCGCGCAACGTCAAGGTCGAGGCCCCGATCGTCATCACGACGGTCCAGGACCGCCCGGGCACCTCGCTGCACCACCGCACGCTCGTGGTGCTCGAGGAGGGCGCGGAGGCCGAGGTCTGGGACCAGGTCGCGTCCTCCCACGACGAGGAGGCGCTCGTCAACGGCGTCGTCGAGCTCGTCGTCGGCGACAACGCCACGCTGCGCTACTTCGGCGCCCAGACCGTCAACGAGAAGACCTGGGTCTTCGGGTCCCAGCGCGCCGTCCTGGGCAAGGACGCCGAGCTGGACTGGACGACGCTGGGCTTCGGCGGCTCCAACGGCAAGGTGTTCCTGGAGACCACGCTGGCCGGCCGCGGGTCGACGGCCAAGGTCACCGGCGCCTACGCCACGCGCGGGCGCCAGCACATCGACTACGACACGCTCCAGGAGCACGCGGCGGCCGACACGGTCTCCGACCTCGCGTTCCGCGGGCTGGTCAGCGGGCGGTCCACGGCGGTCTGGCGCGGCATGATCAAGGTCGACCCGGGCGCGCAGCGCACCGACGCCTTCCAGGAGGCGCGCAACCTGCTCATCGGCAACAAGGCCCACGCCGACGCCATCCCCGGCCTGGAGATCCTCGCCGACGACGTGCGCTGCACCCACGCCGCCGCGATCGCCCAGATCGACCCCGAGCAGATCTTCTACCTGCGCTCGCGCGGACTGGAGCGCCCCGTGGCCGAGCGGCTCGTGGTCGAGGGCTTCCTCGGCGCCGTCGTCGAGCGCTACGCCGAGGGCCCGATCCGCGACACGCTGGCCGGCGCCATCGACGCGCGCCTGGCGACCGTCCTGGGCTAGGCCGCCGGAGACCGCGGGCCGCGGGTTTCGCCCCCTGGGCGAGCACCCGCCGAGCGAACCTCGCCTCCTGGGCGAGCGTTCTCCGGGCTAGGTCGACGGAGACCGCGGGCCGCGGGTTTCGCCTCCTGGGCGAGCACCCGCCGAGCGAACCTCGCCTCCTGGGCGAGCGTTCGCCAGCACCTGCGTGAGCTGGTCCACGCTGACGAAGTCCAGGCCCAGCGCGTGGAGCTTCTTCCACGCGACGCGGCCGGCCTCGTCGATGACGAACGTCGCGCGCTGGGTCCCCAGGACGGGGCGCGCCACGCCGTAGGCGCGCGCGACGGCCTTGTCGGGATCGGCGAGCAGCGGGACGGTCAGGCCGTGGTTGGCGGTGAACGCCTCGTGGCTGGCGACGTCCTGGCCCGAGATGCCCACGACGATCGCATCGAGCGCCGAGAGGTCCTCCGAGCGGTCGCGGTAGGAGCAGAACTGCTTCGTGCACACGGGCGTCTCGTCGCCGGGGTAGAACGCCAGCACCACGCGGCGGCCGCGATGGTCGCCGAGGCGGAAGCGGCCGGCGGTGCCCTGGAGCTCGAAGTCGGGCGCAAGCTCACCCACCTGCGGTCCTCGTGGCATGCGTGGAAGAGTAGGGGACCGTGGACCCCTGGATCGCCGCCCGCGCCACCGCCATCGCCGCACGTGCCGAGCGCGAGCTCGAGGCCCTCGTCGGCGTCTCGACCCCGTCGGGCGACGTCCGCGGCGCCCAGGAGGCCGCCGCCATCGCCGCGGCGCTCCTGCCCGACGGCGCCGAGGTCGAGCACGTGCCGTGCTCCTCGCCCGGCCACGCCCCCGACCTGGTGGCGCGCCTGAGGGGCACGGGACGCGGGCGCATCCTCCTGCTCGGTCACCTCGACACGGTCGTCGCCCACGACGGCCACCGTCCCCTGGAGCCCGACCCTGACGACGCCGACCGCCTGTTCGGGTCGGGGACCGTGGACATGAAGGGCGGCGACGTCCTGGCGCTCGGCGTCATGCGCGCGCTGGCCGCCGAGCCCGAGCGCTTCGCCGAGATCGCGCTGCTGCTCGTCGTCGACGAGGAGTGGCGCGTCGGCCCGTTCGCCCACGTGGAGCGGTTCGCGGGCTTCGACGCCTGCCTGTGCTTCGAGGCCGGCGAGCTCACCACCGGCGGCGAGGACGCGGTCGTCGTCAAGCGCAAGGCGGCGGGGACCGTCGAGGTGCTGGCCCAGGGCCGGTCGGCGCACTCGGGCTCGGCGCCCGACCGCGGCGTCAACGCCCTGCTGGCGCTCGCCGAGGCCGCCCGGGCCATCGCCGGCTGCCACGATCCCCGCGGCCCCGAGCGGCTGACCGCCGTGCCGACCGTGCTGCACAGCGGCGACGCCTTCAACGTGGTCCCCGCCGAGGGCCGGCTCATCGCCGACGTCCGGGCCGACCGGCTCGAGGCCTTCGCCGCCGTGCTGGCCGCCGTGCCGGCGCAGGTCGGCGGCGCGACGCTGACGACGCGCCTGGCGCGCGAGTGGCCGGGGATGGACGCGCGCGCGGCGACGGGCCCGCTGCTCGAGCAGGCCGGGGCGCTGCTGGGGCGGCGCGTGGCCGGCGCGGCCCGCGGCGGCGCCAGCGATGCCAGCCACTTCGCCTCGGCGATCCCCCTGACCGTCGACGGCCTCGGCCCCCGCGGCGGGGCCGCGCACAACCCCGGGGAGTTCGTGCGGGTCTCGTCGCTGCGGACCCGCGCCGAGGTCGCGCTCGCCGTCGCGCTCGCGGCCCTGGATCCTGGAAATGGGGCGTGAAGGTACGCATTCGGACGTCGTTATGACGACATCCCGCCGCGCGCCTCGCTAAGCTCACGCGGTCGTTTCACCAGCCGAATCCCCGGCGGACGTCGTCGGGGAGCGGGGGACCCAATGGCCGGAACCATCCGGTCACGGGGCGAGTCGTCGCCAGCGTGCGACGTAGCGCCACTCTCTTGGCGCGAGCCCGACAGCTAACCCCGTAGGCGCCGCCAAAGAGAGGGTTCCCCCGTTGTCGTCGTTGTCGTTCCGTTCGTCGTTCCTCGGTCTGGTGGCCGCCTTCGCGGCTGCCGCGGTGCTCCTCGTCCCCGCCGCCGCGGGCGCCGCCACCTCGGCCTCGAGCACCAGTTCGGCCGCTCTGGGCAAGAGCACCCTGCGCCGCGGCGACACCGGCGCCGCGGTCAAGGCGCTGCAGCGCCTGCTGACCCGGGCCGGGTTCAAGACCACCGCCGACGGCCAGTTCGGGTCCGGCACCGCGAAGGTCCTGCGCCGCTTCCAGCGCGCGGCCGACCTCAAGGCCACCGGCGTCGCCGACGCGGCCACCGTCAGCGCCCTGCGGCGCGCCACCAACGGCTCGGCGTCGCGCAACACCAACGGCGGGTTCGGCCTGCGCAGCGCCGGCGGGTCCCAGCACCTCGGCGACCGCATCCCGCTCCAGCAGGGCATGAGCGGCCACGACGTCCGGATCCTCCAGGACTTCCTCACCCGCGCCGGGTTCAAGACCGGCATCGACGGCGAGTTCGGGGCGGGCACCCTCAAGAGCGTCAAGCTCTTCGAGACCGACCGGCAGGTCGCCCAGGACGGGATCGTCGACGCCGCCGACATCGACCTCCTGCGCTCCCTGGTCGCCGGGGACGGTGGCGCCCCCGCCACGGCGGCCCAGCCCCCGCCGCTGGCGCCCGGCGACAAGGCCACGATCGGCGCCGACGGCCTGGCGGTCGCCCCGGCCAGCGCGCCCGACCCGGTCAAGCAGATCATCGCCGCCGGCAACGAGATCGCCAAGACGCCCTACCACTACGGCGGCGGGCACGGCACGTGGCAGGACACGGGCTACGACTGCTCGGGCTCGGTCTCCTACGCGCTGCATGGCGCGGGCCTGCTCGACCAGGCCCTGCCCTCCGGCGACTTCACCTCCTGGGGCGAGCCCGGCCCCGGCCAGTGGGTGACCCTGTACGCCAACGGCGGCCACATCTACATGATGGTGGCGGGCCTGCGCTACGACACCAGCGGCCGCCAGCAGGACGGCACGCGCTGGCATGCCGACACCCGGTCGAGCAGCGGCTACACGGCCGTCCACCCGCCCGGCCTCTGATCCGAAGGCTCCGCGCAGGGGTGCGTGGCGACGGCGGGGGGCCCCGGGCCGCCCGCCGCCGACCTGCCGGCGCGCGGGGCCGGTGCAGTACAACACCGGTCCGTGCCGCCGCACCCCGAACGCCCGCCCGCGACCACCGACGAGGAGCTGCTCGGCACCAAGCGCCGCTCCATCGTCGCCACGCGCACCGAGTCCGAGCGCGTCGAGGTCATCGAGCACGAGCTGCGCACGGGCTTCGGCGCGCTGCGCGAGCTGGGTCCCGCCGTGTCGTTCTTCGGCTCGGCGCGCACGCCGCCCGAGGCCGACGCCTACGCGAAGGCCCGCGAGACCGCACGCCGGCTGGGCGAGGCCGGCTTCGCGATCATCACGGGCGGCGGTCCCGGGATCATGGAGGCCGCCAACCGCGGCGCGCGCGACGCGGACGCCACGTCGGTCGGGCTGAACATCGAGCTGCCGTTCGAGCAGGCGGCCAATGCCTACCAGGACATCGAGCTGCGGTTCTCATACTTCTTCACCCGCAAGCTCATGTTCGTGCGCTACGCCACGGCGTTCGTGGTCATGCCCGGCGGCTTCGGGACGCTGGACGAGCTGTTCGAGGCGCTCGTCCTCGAGCAGGTCGACAAGATCCGCGACTTCCCCATCATCCTGTTCGGGACGGCGTTCTGGGCGGGCCTGCAGGCGTGGATCGTCGAGCGCCTGCTCGACGAGGGCCTCATAGGCCCCGCCGACCCCGGGCTGCTCGTGGCCACCGACGATCCGGCCGAGGTCGTCAGGCTCGTCGAGGCGGCGCGGACGCGCCAGGAGGACCCGTGACCGCCGACGGCGCCACGGGCGGCGTCACGTCGTCGTAGCGGGCGCGCACCGCGTCGATGTAGTCGGCCATGTGCTGGGCGACCCCCGGGTCGTCGATCTCCAGCACGTTCTCGGCGTTGAGCTCGCCCGACCGCGACAGGTTGAACGAGCCGACGAACGTCACGTCGTCGGCGACCGTCACCTTGGCGTGCATGTAGTCGTGGACGGTGCCCGGCGCATAGGGCGTCGAGCGCTTGCCGTGGAAGGCGGCCCCCTCGAGCACCTGCGCGAGCAGCGGTGCCTTCCACGACGACGCGGGGTTGGCGCCCCACTGGTCGAAGACCTGCAGGACCTGGGTCCAGTCGCACACCCCGGCGACGTCGACGCGCCGCTCGGCGCAGACCTCGGCCAGGGTCCCGAGCACGGGCCCGGAGGTCAGCACGGGGGAGGCGATGCGCACGCGGCGGCGGGCGCGGCCGATGACGGCCGCGATGCGGTGGGCCAGCGCCTCGCCACGCCCCGGGCAGAACCAGGGCGCGACCGTGGCGGTGCCGCCGACGGAGACCGCGACGGCGTCGCGCTCGCCCGAGCCCTCGACGCGGCCGCGGGACCACAGGTCGTCGAAGTCGCGCGCGTAGGCGGCCGCGACCGCCGCCGAGTCGACGGTGACGATGACGTTCTCCTCGCGGGTCCACGAGTCCAGCGTCCAGTTCGTCGATCCCGTCCACACGCCGGTCCCGTCGCGCACGACGTACTTGTGGTGCATGAGGTCCGGCTCGCCTCCGATGCCGCGCAGCGGCACGCCGAGCTGGGCGAGGATGTCCGGACGGGTCCGCGGCGGCGGCGGGAACGGGACGCGCCGGGCGCCGTCGACGTTGTAGGCGATGCGCACCGCGACGCCGCGCCCCGCGGCCGAGCGCACGGTGCCGGCGACGGCGTCGCCGACGGCGCCGGGCAGGCGCACGTCGTACAGCGCGATGTCGAGGCTCGTGTGGGCCGTGCCCAGGAACGCGATGAGGTGGGCCGCCACCGCCTCGGCGGTCTGGCCGCCGTCGGTCAGGGTGTGCAGCGTGATGGGTCCGTCGCGTCCGTCCATCGGCGGGCGCGACGCTACCGGCCGCGCCACCTGCTTGCATGCACGATCGCCCGGTGCCCCGCGCCGGCCGACCGCGCCATGAGCGACGACGCCCTGCATCCCACCCGCTCGGTCCGCATCCCGCTGACCGAGGTCGTGCTGCGGGCGAGCCGGTCCTCGGGGCCGGGCGGCCAGCACGCCAACGTGACCGCGTCGCGGATCGAGGCCTCCTTCGACGTGGCGGCCTCCACGGCGCTGACCCCCGAGCAGCGCCGCCGCGTCATGGACCGCTGCGGGCCGGTCGTGCGGGCGGTGGCCCAGGACGCCCGCAGCCAGGCCCGCAACCGGGAGCTGGCCCTCCAGCGCCTGGAGGAGCGCCTGGCCCGCGCCCTGCACGTCCAGCGCTCGCGGACCCCGACGCGCCCCACGAAGGCCTCGCGGACGCGCCGCCTGGACGCCAAGGCCCGCCGCTCGTCGGTCAAGCGCGCCCGCCGGCCACCGGGCGACGACTGATCCGACGCGCCAGGTCGGGGCCCGCGCCGTTTACCGCGTGGTCCGACCGGGAACCTCCAAGGTCTATGACGGTCGTTTCCACGCCTCGTCCCGCCGAGGGCACCACCCACCTGCCCCCGCGCACCGACGCCCAGCTGCTGGAGGCCTATGCGCACTCGCGCGATCCCCGTCTCCGCAGCGCCCTCGTCGAGCGCTTCCTGCCGCTGGCCCGCTCGATCGCCAAGCGCTACCGCAAGGCCGAGGAGCCCTTCGACGACCTGCTGCAGGTCGCCAGCCTCGGGCTTCTGAAGGCGATCGACCGCTTCGACCCCGCCCGCGGAATCGCGTTCTCGAGCTTTGCCGTGCCGACCATCGTCGGCGAGCTGCGCCGCCACTTCCGCGACCGCTGCTGGTCGGTGCGCCCGCCGCGCGAGCTGCAGGAGCGCGCGCTGGAGGTCGACAAGTACCGCACCGAGCTCACGACACGGCTGGGGCGCTCACCGTCGGTCCGCGAGATCGGCCAGGCGCTCGAGCTCGACGACGAGCAGGTGCTCGAGGCGCTGCAGGCCCAGCAGGGCATGCGCGCCACGTCGCTGGACGCCCCGCGCGGCAACGGCGAGGACCAGGACGCCACGCTGGCCGACGCGTTCGGCGCCGAGGACCCCGAGCTGGGCCGCGCGGAGCATCGCGCGACGCTGTCGCGGCTCTTCGAGCGCCTCGACGAGCGCGAGCAGCGCGTGCTGCGCCTGCGCTTCGAGGAGGACCTCACCCAGGAGGAGATCGGCCGCATCGTCGGCGTCTCCCAGATGCAGGTCTCGCGCATCATCCGCGGCGCGGTGGGCAAGCTGTCCGCGTCGCGCGGCCGGTCGCTCTGACCCGTCGTCCCGGTGGGCGGCGGACCTCACGCCCCGCGGGATGGGGTCGGGCGATGAGCGCCAACCTCGCGACGATCCTCACCGCCTCCGCGGGGCGTCATCCCGACCGCGTCGCGCTCAAGCTCGACGACGCGGATTTCAGCTACGCGTTGCTCGACGAGGCCGCCGCGCGGGTGGCGGCGATGCTGAAGGCCAAGGGCGTCGAGCCCGGCGACCGCGTCGGGATCATGCTGCCCAACGTCCCCTACTTCCCCGTGGCCTACTACGGGGTGCTGCGCGCCGGCGGCGTCGTCGTCCCGATGAACGTCCTGCTCAAGGGCCGCGAGGCCGGGTTCTACCTCTCGGACCCGCAGGCCAAGCTCCTCTTCGCCTGGCACGACTTCGCCGACGCCGCGCGCCAGGGCGCCGAGGCGGCCGGGGCCGAGCTCGTCCTCGTCAAGCCCGGCGAGATCGAGGGCATCATCTTCGAGCACGAGCCCGACCCCGAGGTCGCCGAGCGCGCCGACGACGACACCGCGGTCATCCTCTACACGTCGGGCACGACCGGGACGCCCAAGGGCGCCGAGCTCACCCACAGCAACATGCGCCGCAACGCCGAGGCGTCCGTGGCGCTGTTCGGGCTGGCCGAGGACGTCGTGGTCCTGGGGGCACTGCCGTTGTTCCACTCCTTCGGCCAGACGTGCGGGATGAACGCCACGATCCTCGCGGGCGGCTGCCTCACGCTCATCCCGCGCTTCGAGCCGGCCAAGGCCCTGGAGATCATCCAGCGTGACCACGTCACCGTCTTCGAGGGCGTGCCGACGATGTACAACGCGATGCTGCACCTCGACGGCCGCGAGCAGTACGACACGTCGTCGCTGAAGGTCTGCGCCTCGGGCGGCGCGGCCCTGCCCGTCGAGCTGCTGCACGGCTTCGAGGCGGCGTTCGGCTGCAAGGTCCTGGAGGGCTACGGCCTCTCGGAGACCTCGCCGGTGGCCTCGTTCAACCACCCCGACCGCGAGCGCAAGGCGGGGTCCATCGGCACGCCCATCGAGGGCGTGGAGATGAAGGTCGTCGACGAGTCCGACGACGAGGTGGCCCCCGGCGAGGTCGGCGAGATCGTCATCCGCGGCCACAACGTCATGAAGGGCTACTGGGGCAGGCCCGATGCGACCGAGGAGGTCATGCGCGGCGGGTGGTTCCACACGGGCGACATGGCCAAGGTCGACGAGGACGGCTACTTCTTCATCGTGGACCGCAAGAAGGACCTCATCATCCGCGGCGGCTACAACGTCTACCCGCGCGAGATCGAGGAGGTGCTCTACGAGCACCCGGCCGTCCGCGAGGCCGCAGTCGTCGCCGTTCCGCACCCCGAGCTGGGGGAGGAGGTCGGTGCCGCCGTCGTGCTCAAGGACGGCGAGGACGTCGACGAGGACGCCATCCGGGCCTACGTGAAGGAGAACGTCGCGGCCTACAAATACCCGCGGCACGTGTGGTTCGTCGACGAGCTGCCCAAGGGTCCCACCGGCAAGATCCTCAAGCGTGAGATCGAGGCGCCGGACGTCGAGTCCGCCGGTTCGCAGGACGGCTGACCCACGGCGGCCGGGCCCGATCCGGGTCCGCGTTCACCGCGGATTCACGGACGGCGCTTGCGACACCTGGTACGTTCCCCGGCGAACGGCCGGGGGTTGGCCCCGGTGGACAAGTCGTGCGGGCGTCGCAGGTGGCAGGAGCGTCTCCTCCCAGACGAAACGCAGCACACGAGGGACGGAGAGAACACTCACATGCCCAGCGGAACCGTGAAGTGGTTCAGCGACGACAAGGGGTTCGGGTTCATCACCCCGGACGCCGGCGGCAAGGACCTGTTCGTGCACCACAGCGCGATCATCGCCGACGGCTACCGCTCGCTGCCCGAGGGCGCGAGCGTGACCTACGAGGAGGAGAGCGGGGA from the Baekduia soli genome contains:
- a CDS encoding SigB/SigF/SigG family RNA polymerase sigma factor, with the translated sequence MTVVSTPRPAEGTTHLPPRTDAQLLEAYAHSRDPRLRSALVERFLPLARSIAKRYRKAEEPFDDLLQVASLGLLKAIDRFDPARGIAFSSFAVPTIVGELRRHFRDRCWSVRPPRELQERALEVDKYRTELTTRLGRSPSVREIGQALELDDEQVLEALQAQQGMRATSLDAPRGNGEDQDATLADAFGAEDPELGRAEHRATLSRLFERLDEREQRVLRLRFEEDLTQEEIGRIVGVSQMQVSRIIRGAVGKLSASRGRSL
- a CDS encoding long-chain-fatty-acid--CoA ligase, producing MSANLATILTASAGRHPDRVALKLDDADFSYALLDEAAARVAAMLKAKGVEPGDRVGIMLPNVPYFPVAYYGVLRAGGVVVPMNVLLKGREAGFYLSDPQAKLLFAWHDFADAARQGAEAAGAELVLVKPGEIEGIIFEHEPDPEVAERADDDTAVILYTSGTTGTPKGAELTHSNMRRNAEASVALFGLAEDVVVLGALPLFHSFGQTCGMNATILAGGCLTLIPRFEPAKALEIIQRDHVTVFEGVPTMYNAMLHLDGREQYDTSSLKVCASGGAALPVELLHGFEAAFGCKVLEGYGLSETSPVASFNHPDRERKAGSIGTPIEGVEMKVVDESDDEVAPGEVGEIVIRGHNVMKGYWGRPDATEEVMRGGWFHTGDMAKVDEDGYFFIVDRKKDLIIRGGYNVYPREIEEVLYEHPAVREAAVVAVPHPELGEEVGAAVVLKDGEDVDEDAIRAYVKENVAAYKYPRHVWFVDELPKGPTGKILKREIEAPDVESAGSQDG
- a CDS encoding cold-shock protein translates to MPSGTVKWFSDDKGFGFITPDAGGKDLFVHHSAIIADGYRSLPEGASVTYEEESGDKGPKAVNVQRV